The genomic region TTGGATCTTAGCACCCCAAAAGTCTATTTAGTTATTATCCGCCCTTGCTTGCGAGCCTAGGAGCAGCTTCACTGAAAGTCTACTAATCGCTGCTAAAAAGCTAGTGACCCGTAATCCGATGATACCACCAGACTGGCCCCCTGAGTTGAGTCTGTAGAAGCTAGTGAGGAGTGGATTTGGAATAGGGAAAAAAGTCACAAGACCAAGCCTTCGTTTAACTGTCTGTTTTCTTTCCACCGGCTTCTACCGCTTGAAACGCCCTCGACTTAAGAATCAAGAAGATTGATGTATATGGAGATTCGTCACTTATCATCTTTTAGACAATTGGTGATtggaaaaccaaaaagaagaagctcATTATCTACCATCAGTATCTGGAAGGAAAAAATAGACTCAACTTCTTTTTCTCGTAGTGCCTGATGCAGAGAAACCGCTCCGCAAAGATTCCCCAGATCATTGGTATTGTGGATGTCTCGTTAGGTTGTGCCGAGTCAAATCTGCTCCGTTTTTTTCCGTTGGTTGCAGCTCCGCGTTCTATCTAGGTTCCGCTCTTACGTACGCCCCACCTCACATAGAAGAAGGGGAACCCCTTCAATAGAAGAACTCGTGTGAGTGGGAGGGGATTGAATCGAGACAAGAGCCTTCTTCAGTAATCAACTAAGCGAAAAGccaacccttttttttttattattagtaAGATAGGGAAAGGCTGCGAATATCTCTGCACTGACAAGGGAGTGAATAAGCTTTCGCCCTGGATAAGAGTTAGGATACTTCCTACCAggacaaaagaaagagaagagtgAAGAGACTGTCACACGTGAACTCAAGTACTTCTGCCGCAAGATCTTTTAAGCCGAGTAAGATCTGCTTTTACGTGTCAAACCATTTTCATAACAAAGGAAGAACCAGAATCAGGGGGTTTTACTTATAAAATGGGCTTGCATACAACAAGGATTGGCGGAGGGGTAAACGTAAAGGGTGGTAAGAGACTTAGCATATCTCCATAGCGAGGTCTAGGCGTGTTGAAGCTCTTAGTAGGATCGGcattaacaaaaaagaagtCCTAGAAAGGTCATCGAGAAGACAGGATGTATTCCGACAAAATGCTATTTCTTTTAGAAGGACGACAGACCTACTTGCATGCCGCCTTAGGcacatctttctttcttagtTTCACGCTGGCCTAATGAATGAATAAAAGCAAGTCTTTTAGTAAGCGTATATAAGCAGCTGTTTAGTGTATAAGCAATTCTTTAGTGGCCGCATCGAAAGGTACGTACGGCGGAGGTTGGTTGAAGATGATGTTACGCGGCGTTCAGAACCAGCCCTGAAGTGAATAAATTAGAAAGAACGAAGAAGTAAGGAAATGAGACGACTTTTTCTTGAACTATATCATAAACAGATCTTCCCCTCCACACCAATCATGAGTTTTTCTCCATTCCTCTCGTATATCGTCGTAACGCCCTCAATGAATTCTATTCTCTAAGACGAACTAAAGGGATGTCTCTAAGCAGCCAAGGCCAAAAGCAAGCAGGAGTAGTCCTATCTGTGGACATTACCGATGAGGTTATTTCTGACCACATGTCGATGGATTTTTCAATCGGCATTTTCGTTGGTGTTATGGAATAGCAACAGATTGTTGAGCATTGTCAACAGAATTTTTTGTTAGTGAAGCCCGAGATTTTGGTAGTGGTGAATCATATTCAGTGAACATATTCTTATAACAAGCAATCACATGGTAGTTCAAGAATTATCATagttcaatctatgagatcaattgttcactttaaaaatgagaaatatAACTATGTGTCGGTCTCTCGACTAATGACAAAACTCCATAAAGCATTGACTAAGAACATTTGGGAATAATACTTTGATGTAATAGagatatcaaaattataacactttataatttcctttacaaaacatttttaattctataaaatttatcatattaattaataatgaaattaaaaatataaaaataaaaaacttttattaattaataaaatacttaaaataaCTTAACATATCTTTATACCGAACTCATTGATTTATAATACATACAATATCATTATCATCACAAACCTAAATTTCAAGCCCATGAAGAAATAAACCTCACCTAATccaaataaaaactaataaaataaaataaaccaaACAAATAAGTTCACTAATAAACCAAAGAACAATGGACCAATGAACAtgaaaaaaccaaagaaaaatctcaaaattgtCCACCTTCTCAAATAtcaggaaagaaagaaaaagtaaaaatcaggaagagaaaaaggacATACTTCCCACTCAACACGGCAAATTCAAACCAGACAACAGGATTATGTTTATGATTTCTTTCAGCTACACATAATTGAAGTAAATAAATATCTGTGGATCACTTGTACTTATTTAGAGTTGCACACGCACACGCACACGCACACGCACACGCACACGCCATTTGTTTCTTGGCCTTGAACTTCATATACAATTTATATGGAGCTCACAAGAGCAACATCTGAACCCGATCTGATCGTGGCTGCATTCACCACGCGGCAATTCGATCTGATTTCTCCGTCCGTACCGGTTAACAGGCTGATATTTCCCATCCTGATCATAGATTCCACAAAGCTTTCAAAGAAGGCTGTTTGATTAGCACTAAACCTGTTCACAATTTCAATGGTATCAGCACCCTCAGTCGAAAACAGCTCTTGATCACTTTGAAGCAGGCCTTTATGAACTTGGAGATTAGTGAAGTAGTTATTGTCGAAACCATCAGGTGTCGTGGGATCAAGATCTGCCAAAACACTACCATTTCCACCCTGAGGGCATATTTGGCGTAGTTTTTCCAAGTATGTAGTGTTCAGGTTCGGATCGGTATCTCCCACGCCTGTAAAGTTGTACAGTCGAGCGGTAAAAGTGGAACACTGAGCCCGGCCAAATGTGTGACCAcctgaaatgaaaaattgcatGCCAAACCTTGTCAAATAAAGTCCAACAAGTTCCATGACCATGTGCTACCTCATATTACTTTGGTCAGTAACAATATTCGAGCAAGTAAAGAAAGATTACCGGACAACGCTACTACATCAGTGCTAGTGTCAAGCCCCACGGCTCTAAACTTGGATTTGATTATATCAAGAGGTTCAAAAAAAGCTGGTAAGTTTGCGTTGGCAAGTGTTCGATTTGCTGTTAAGCCATCCCTTCTTCCTAACGGAACTGCCCATGAAGGACCGCCTGCC from Theobroma cacao cultivar B97-61/B2 chromosome 9, Criollo_cocoa_genome_V2, whole genome shotgun sequence harbors:
- the LOC18589661 gene encoding peroxidase 15, translated to MPEKMHCFQYIVALLFCAVLLEGSSSNGQLSPSFYDEACPNATSIVRQVLENAALSDPRIGASLIRLHFHDCFVQGCDGSILLDDPVNGEKEALPNNNSARGFEVVDAMKAALESACPNTVSCADILAIASEESVCLAGGPSWAVPLGRRDGLTANRTLANANLPAFFEPLDIIKSKFRAVGLDTSTDVVALSGGHTFGRAQCSTFTARLYNFTGVGDTDPNLNTTYLEKLRQICPQGGNGSVLADLDPTTPDGFDNNYFTNLQVHKGLLQSDQELFSTEGADTIEIVNRFSANQTAFFESFVESMIRMGNISLLTGTDGEIRSNCRVVNAATIRSGSDVALVSSI